From the Nitrospira sp. genome, the window ACTGAATGGCTGTTGAAGCAAGGCAAGGGAACGCGAGCGGTCAACTACAAACTGCGCGATTGGCTCTTCGCCCGACAGCGCTATTGGGGAGAACCCTTTCCGGTCCTGTGGGTCGATGGAGAGGCGCGTCCCCTTCCTGAAGAACAGTTGCCTCTCGTCTTGCCGGAGACCGGCAACTTCAAACCATCCGGTACGGGTGAAAGTCCGCTGGCCAACCTGGATGATTGGCTGACGACGATCGACCCTACCACCAGGAAGTCGGCTCGGCGCGAAACCAACACCATGCCTCAGTGGGCCGGCTCATGCTGGTACTACTTGAGATTCATCGATCCCAAGAACTCGACACAGCTCGTCGACCAGACAAAAGAGCGCTATTGGATGCCCGTGGATCTGTACATCGGGGGCAGCGAGCATGCCGTGCTACATCTCTTGTATGCTCGCTTCTGGCACAAAGTTCTGTTTGATATCGGCGTGGCAAGCAGTCCCGAACCATTTCTCAAGTTGGTGCATCAGGGCATCGTCTTGGGAGAAGACAATCAGAAGATGTCGAAATCGCGCGGCAATGTGGTCAACCCGGATGAGATGATCGATCAGTTCGGCGCGGATGCGGTGCGGCTCTATGAAATGTTTATGGGCCCCCTCGAGGCGATGAAGCCTTGGAGCACCAGGGGCGTAGAAGGCGTGACGCGATTTTTGGAACGGGTCTGGCGTCTGATGATCGATGAACAAAGCCGACTTTCGAGTGCTATCGTTTCGACCGCCCCGAGCCTCGACCACCAACGCCTGCTTCACCAAACGATCAAGAAAGTCACCGAGGACATCGAGACCTTGCGTTTCAATACGGCGATTTCACAAATGATGATTTTCACGAACGAAATGACGAAGGCACAGCATCGATCTCGATCGGTGATCGAGCCGTTCGTCTTGTTGCTCTCGCCCTTCGCGCCGCATGTCGCCGAGGAACTTTGGAGCCTCTTGGGACACCAGCCCAGTGTCTCGCAGCAGCCTTGGCCAGCTTTCGATCCGGCGATGACGGTCAGCGAGCGGATGACCATTCCCATTCAAGTGAACGGGAGGCTCAGGGCTAAAATCGATGTGTCAGCAGAGGCGGCGCGCGAAGAGATTGAACGGCTGGCACGTGCGGAAGCGGCGGAATGGCTCCAAGGCAACCAGCCCAAGAAGGTGATCTACGTCGAAAAGAAGCTGCTCAATTTCGTGATTTAAAGCGCGTGAGAGGCGCGATATGCGGGAAAAGCGGGACGGGTCAACATGGCATCACACGCGCAGTCGGTTGATGTCTTGTCGCGCGACTCTCGCTAGACTCGCCATTCTCGCTTGTCTTGCGCTCTTCGTCGGCTGCGGCTATCAGTTTCGAGTAGAGGGAGCGGGACCGACTATCGGAGGAGCATCTGCCCCGACGTCTAACGAACCACGGCCACGCCTCGTGATCCGAACGTTGATCAACAACAGCTTTGAGCCGAATCTGGAAACACGATACACCAATTATTTTCGCGAAGAATTTTCCACCGGAAGCGGGGCACAGATCGTGCCGGATTCCGAAGCGGCGGATCTCGTACTGACCGGGCAAATCCTTTCGGTGATCGTGTCGACCCTCAGTTTTACGCTGTCGGAGACGTTCGAAAGGAGGGTCGAGGTGATCGTCTCGGTTCAGGTTCAAGGCGTTCGGCCCGGCAAAAAAATGGTCTGGACACAAATCGCAAAAGGTGCATCGGAGTTCTTTATTTCAACCGATCTCCAATTTAATCGTGCGCTGCAGGATCGCGCGGAGGAGCAGGCTGGTCGCTTTGTGGCGGCAGACCTGGCGGCGCGTTTCCTCTTAGAGCTCGAGACGAGCGGCTTCACGAAGCAAGCGTCAGCACCGGCTCCTGCATCTCACTAAACGCGAAGGTCTATCCGATGGCATCGGCGGTGAATTACGTGCAGCTGGAGTCGACCTTGAAACAGGGAGGCGCTGGGTCCCTGTATCTCGTCGTAGGGGAAGAAGACCTTCTAAGGGATTCTGCGCTCGCCGCCATCAAGCGCGCAGCCATTGGGAGTGAAGGGGACGAGTTCAACTACGAACTGTTCTATGGAGATGAAGCAAGAGGAACCGAGATCAGGGACAGTGTGTCGGCAGTGCCCGTCTTCGCGGAGCGTCGCTTGGTCGTGGTGAAGGGGGCGGAGAAACTGACCGCTCGAGAAAGCGACCTGCTGCTGGACCATGTGGAAAATCCTGTGGAATCCACGACGCTGGTGTTCGTGAGCTCCAAATTGGACGGTCGGTTGAAATTCTCTCAGGCTCTGACCAGAGCGGCAATCGTAGTCGACTGTTCACCTCTCCGCGATTCACAGCTCCCTGCTTGGATCGCCCGTGAAACAGAACGGGTCGGGCTTCGGTTGGAGGATGCGGCAGCCCAGGTGCTGCAGGAGTCGTGTGGTGCATCACTGTATGGCGTGCGGCGCGAATTGGAGAAGCTGGCCTCGTATGTACCGGACGATCGGGCTGTCACCGCTGACGACGTCCATCTGCTGCGCGGTATGGATCCCGGCGCCTCGGTGTTTGATTTGACCCTCGCCATCGCAGAGGGTCGCCGGGGACGAGTCCTTTCTATCCTGGCGCGCAACCTCGAGGCAGGAGAGGCCCCGCTTCGGATCCTCGGTTCCCTCGCATGGCAGTATCGCCGTCTCTGGAAAGTCAAAGAGTCGCTGACCAACGGCGGCCGTGAGGGAGAGGCTGCCAGGAGCTTGCGCATGGAGCCCTGGAAAGTCCGCGCTTTTCTCGATCGGTTTTCTGAGCCACGCCTTCAAGAGGCACTGCGTCAGTTTCTCGACGCCGACGGGAGACTCAAGGGTGGAAGCGGGAGTCGGCCGAGAATCGTGCTGGAGCGCCTGTTGTTGAAGCTCTGTGAGGACAATGCGGGACGTCGCGTTGAACCGTCTCCGCGTCCTTCGAACTCACCGACGAAGGTTCCTCCGCGAGTCGTGTCGAACGTGCGAACGATTAAGAGCCGGAACCGGGCAGGGCATTGACGCGAAGAGCCAAACGTGAAATTCGGCGGGATGCCGTGTTGCGATGAAGGATGCCTTTCGAAACAGCTTTCCCGATTGCCGAGGTCGCTTCCAGCAAACCGGCCCTGGCCTCGTCTGCGTTCTTCTCCGACAGGGCGGACTGAACCTTCTTGATGAGGGTCTTGACCGTATTGACGGTGGCCCGATTACGATCATGTCGCCGCTCGGCTTGGCGAGCGCGTCGAATCGTTGATTTATGAGACTGAGGCATCGATCACTCCTAATGGTTAAAGAGGTTGAGTAGTATCATGGGGCGCTGCCGATCGTCAAGGATCGCTCTGGAGAAGGAGTAAGGGCACGGTGAAGATCGTCGCACGAGATCGACTCATTTTCGCATTGGACGTACCTTCAGCGGCAGAAGCGGATCGGTTCTTGGACCACCTTCAAGGACATATCTCCTTTGTCAAGGTGGGTCTTGAGCTCTACACCGCGGCAGGCCCGGCCATGATCCAGCGGATTGTGGAGCGAGGCATGCGGGTGTTTCTTGACTTGAAGTTTCTTGATATCGAGGAGACGGTTCGTCGCGCGACGGCACGGGTCGCGTCGATGGGAGTGGATTTCTTAACCGTTCATGCGAACCGCAAGGCGCTCACGGCGGCCGCGCAGGGGCGAGCAGGGTCATCGCTTAAACTGTTGGCCGTGACTGTGCTGACGAACTTCGACAGCAACGATCTTCGGGAGATGGGCATACAACGGACAGTGCAAGATCTTGTCACAGCCCGGGCGTTGCTGGCAGCAGAGGTCGGCTGTGACGGCGTGGTGGCATCTGGTGAAGAGGCCGCAGCCATCCGCCAGAAAGTCGGTCCGCGCTTCGCAATCGTGACACCGGGTGTGCGTCCGGTTGGAAAAGGAGTCGACGATCATGCTCGAGCGACAACGCCCACCCAGACGATCGCCTCGGGTGCCGATTATCTCGTGATCGGCCGACCCATTCGTGATGCAGCAGATCCATCGGCGACCGTGGCCGCCATTCTTGCCGAGATGCAGGCTGCGTTCGATGCACGGCAGTAAAGCCTGTCGGTTGCGACGGCGATCCGTGCTTTGTTAATATCGTCCTTCCTCAAACCCCTTGTGGTGGGTGTAGCTCAGCTGGTTAGAGCGCCGGATTGTGGATCCGGAGGTCGCGGGTTCGAAACCCGTCATCCACCCCATACCCCTTCCTCATAACCCCTTGTGGCATCAATTGATCTGACGATGTTGCTCCGATCAAGGTTGGTGCCGGTTGCGCCGGGGTTGCAGAATTGGGCTGGAAGAACGGGCTATCGAGCCGATCGACAGCTTGTGTATTCCCGCCCGGAATCAAATGGCCATACAAATCTACTGTGACTTGGATGGAGCTGTGACCCATCTGATCTTTGACATAGACCGGGCTTTCGCCGTTCTGGAGTAGAAGCGATGCGAACGAATGACGGAGGTCATGGAATCGCACTTGTCGCACCCCGGCACCTTTCAGCAGCCGGAAGAATTTCAGGCGGATCCGGTTCTGATTCAGTGGTTGGCCCTGCTCGTTACAAAAGACCCATAGAGGGATTTCCTTCCAACCACGGGTGGCCGCTTCAAACTGCCGATCAAGCTGCAGTGTCTCTAGAGCGTTTTCTATTTAGCCATGCACGAATAGCCTGCGGCGTTGAAGTACTTGGCGCATTCTTGCGGTGAGAAGGCGTCGAGGAGTTTCCCGATTTCATTCCATAGTGCGTCGACGGTGCGGAGTGCGGCTTTTTTGAGCAGCGCTTTGAGTTTGGAGAAAAACATTTCAATCGGATTGAAGTCGGGCGAGTACGGGGGCAGATAGCGAATGCTTGCGCCGACGGCTTCGATGGCCTTTCGCACGTCGTCGCTCTTGTGACTGCCGAGATTGTCGGCGATGACGATATCGCCTGGCTTCAAGGCGGGGCAGAGGACTTGGCGTACATAGATAAGGAATGCCTCTTGATCCATGGGGCCGTCGAGCGTCATCGGCGCGGTGACTTCGTTCACGCGCAACCCGGCGATGAACGTCGTGGTGTTCCAGTGACCGCCCGGAACGGAAGCATGGCACCGCTTGCCTTTCGGAGAACGCCCGCGCGGGCGGGTCATCTGAGTGTTCGCGCCGGTTTCGTCGATGAACACCAGCTTGCTGACATCAAGCGCGGGTTGGTTTTCCTGCCACTCGGCCCGTTCCTGTTTCACGTCTTCTCGTTCTTGCTCGCTGGCGCGCAGAGTTTTTTTTAAACGTCAGGTTCCATTTATCAAGCTGATGCCACAGCGCGGTCGTTTTGATCGTCACGCCGTGCTCGGCTAGCCGCTCGCTTAACTCAGCGAGCGTCATATCAACCTGCGCGCCGATCCATGCCCGAATATGCGGCTCCATCGCCGCCACGCGCGAACGGCGATACCCGCCCAACTTCTGCGCCGCCCGCTCCCCCTCCTTCTCGTAACGATCCTTGACGTGGTACACCCAGCGCAGGCTCACTTCCAGCCGGTGGGCAATCGATGTCGCCCCCTCGCCGCGCTCAAGCCCGCGCAACACCCGATCCCGTAAATCCTGTGAATATGCCGCCATACTCGCCCCTCCCAAAAGGCAGCCTCAGTATAACGCATATTATGCATGATTAAATAGAAACTGCTCTAGGCGGGCAGTGAGTTCTCGTGAGAGGTCCACGCGTCGAGACTCGCCGCTCTTGGGCGTGGTCATCTTGCCATGTGTGAAGTTACGACGGATCTCCAGAAAGCGCCCCGCGAAATTGACATCATCCCACTGAAGGGCCAAGAGCTCACCTTGGCGCAATCCAGTACAGGATGCACAGAGAAATGCCGGATAGAGTGTCGGCGACGCGGTTTTCGCATGGGCCAAGAAGCGCGCGAGCTCTTCGCGGGTCAGGGGGTTGATCGAACGGCGTTTGCTAATCTTCGGCAGAAACTTGCTCGGTCTCAATGCGGGATTGGCCGTGATGAGATTGTCCTCAATCGCATGACTGAAGAGGCTGCTTAACGTGCGGATGATGTTCTGCACAGTCTTTGCCGACAAGCCGCGCTGCAGGCACCCGACCGCGAAGGCCTTTACCTTCTCCCGCGTGATCTGCTGAAGATCCCGTCCTTTAAAGACTGGGAAGACGTAGCGGTCGAAGATCTTTCGGTAGTCGGCGTGTGTGGTATGTTTGCGGGTCTGTTCAATCCGTTCGAGAAATGTCTCGACGTAGGCGTCCAGGGTCATGCTGGTCTGTGGACAGTCGAACGCAGTTTGCCCCAGCGCCAGCCTGGCTTGAATTTGTTGAGCCGCCTGTTTCGCGGCCTTCTTCCCCACCACTCCCGTCCCAATCCGCTTGGCCTTGCGGGTACCATGGTGGTTGATGAAAATCCACCACGCCCCTTTCCACTCTCGAATCGTGACACTCATAGGACGCATAGTCTGTGTGACTCCCTTTCCCTGTGTCAAGCGCTCCGCTTCGACGGCCGCATGTGAGTGACAACCGAGTCAACGATCTCGCTCAGTTCATCAGCCGAGTTGACGACGTGCGAGCACGACAGCCAGCGGTCGAACTCCTCTCGCTTCACCAGGATTTTTCCTTCAATCCGGTAGTGAGGGAGCGGATGGAGGCGATCCACGAGGCGATCCCTCAGCCAGCGAACCGAGCAGGACGAGTAGGCCGCCAGTGCCTTGAGATCGAAATGCCCTGGCTCGAAAAGGTCACCCAGCATCACAGCCCCTTGTCGAGATCGTTG encodes:
- the leuS gene encoding leucine--tRNA ligase, with the protein product MSKGYDHRTIEAKWQQYWDQYRTFRVTEAPGKPKFYCLDMFPYPSGSGLHVGHLEGYTATDIVSRYKRMKGFNVLHPMGWDAFGLPAEQYAVKTGIHPARTTAENIATFKRQMKRVGLSYDWERELSTTDPQYYRWTQWIFLKLFERGLAYVAEVPVNWCPALGTVLANEEIVDGKSEVGGFDVIRKPMRQWVLKITAYADRLLEDLKLVDWPSSTLEMQKNWIGRSIGAEVDFSLADRKGVIRVFTTRPDTLFGATYMVLAPEHPLVDLVVSGEQKGAVQAYRETAAKKSDLQRQELDKEKTGVFTGGYAVNPVNQERLPIWIADYVLMSYGTGAIMAVPAHDERDWAFARRYDLPIREVISGGHVQQAAFTETELGRVVNSATSDNSFSINGLAPSDAIPKITEWLLKQGKGTRAVNYKLRDWLFARQRYWGEPFPVLWVDGEARPLPEEQLPLVLPETGNFKPSGTGESPLANLDDWLTTIDPTTRKSARRETNTMPQWAGSCWYYLRFIDPKNSTQLVDQTKERYWMPVDLYIGGSEHAVLHLLYARFWHKVLFDIGVASSPEPFLKLVHQGIVLGEDNQKMSKSRGNVVNPDEMIDQFGADAVRLYEMFMGPLEAMKPWSTRGVEGVTRFLERVWRLMIDEQSRLSSAIVSTAPSLDHQRLLHQTIKKVTEDIETLRFNTAISQMMIFTNEMTKAQHRSRSVIEPFVLLLSPFAPHVAEELWSLLGHQPSVSQQPWPAFDPAMTVSERMTIPIQVNGRLRAKIDVSAEAAREEIERLARAEAAEWLQGNQPKKVIYVEKKLLNFVI
- the lptE gene encoding LPS assembly lipoprotein LptE; the encoded protein is MREKRDGSTWHHTRSRLMSCRATLARLAILACLALFVGCGYQFRVEGAGPTIGGASAPTSNEPRPRLVIRTLINNSFEPNLETRYTNYFREEFSTGSGAQIVPDSEAADLVLTGQILSVIVSTLSFTLSETFERRVEVIVSVQVQGVRPGKKMVWTQIAKGASEFFISTDLQFNRALQDRAEEQAGRFVAADLAARFLLELETSGFTKQASAPAPASH
- the holA gene encoding DNA polymerase III subunit delta, whose translation is MASAVNYVQLESTLKQGGAGSLYLVVGEEDLLRDSALAAIKRAAIGSEGDEFNYELFYGDEARGTEIRDSVSAVPVFAERRLVVVKGAEKLTARESDLLLDHVENPVESTTLVFVSSKLDGRLKFSQALTRAAIVVDCSPLRDSQLPAWIARETERVGLRLEDAAAQVLQESCGASLYGVRRELEKLASYVPDDRAVTADDVHLLRGMDPGASVFDLTLAIAEGRRGRVLSILARNLEAGEAPLRILGSLAWQYRRLWKVKESLTNGGREGEAARSLRMEPWKVRAFLDRFSEPRLQEALRQFLDADGRLKGGSGSRPRIVLERLLLKLCEDNAGRRVEPSPRPSNSPTKVPPRVVSNVRTIKSRNRAGH
- the rpsT gene encoding 30S ribosomal protein S20, translated to MPQSHKSTIRRARQAERRHDRNRATVNTVKTLIKKVQSALSEKNADEARAGLLEATSAIGKAVSKGILHRNTASRRISRLALRVNALPGSGS
- the pyrF gene encoding orotidine-5'-phosphate decarboxylase is translated as MKIVARDRLIFALDVPSAAEADRFLDHLQGHISFVKVGLELYTAAGPAMIQRIVERGMRVFLDLKFLDIEETVRRATARVASMGVDFLTVHANRKALTAAAQGRAGSSLKLLAVTVLTNFDSNDLREMGIQRTVQDLVTARALLAAEVGCDGVVASGEEAAAIRQKVGPRFAIVTPGVRPVGKGVDDHARATTPTQTIASGADYLVIGRPIRDAADPSATVAAILAEMQAAFDARQ
- a CDS encoding IS630 family transposase; the encoded protein is MKQERAEWQENQPALDVSKLVFIDETGANTQMTRPRGRSPKGKRCHASVPGGHWNTTTFIAGLRVNEVTAPMTLDGPMDQEAFLIYVRQVLCPALKPGDIVIADNLGSHKSDDVRKAIEAVGASIRYLPPYSPDFNPIEMFFSKLKALLKKAALRTVDALWNEIGKLLDAFSPQECAKYFNAAGYSCMAK
- a CDS encoding helix-turn-helix domain-containing protein, with the translated sequence MAAYSQDLRDRVLRGLERGEGATSIAHRLEVSLRWVYHVKDRYEKEGERAAQKLGGYRRSRVAAMEPHIRAWIGAQVDMTLAELSERLAEHGVTIKTTALWHQLDKWNLTFKKNSARQRARTRRRETGTGRVAGKPTRA
- a CDS encoding tyrosine-type recombinase/integrase is translated as MRPMSVTIREWKGAWWIFINHHGTRKAKRIGTGVVGKKAAKQAAQQIQARLALGQTAFDCPQTSMTLDAYVETFLERIEQTRKHTTHADYRKIFDRYVFPVFKGRDLQQITREKVKAFAVGCLQRGLSAKTVQNIIRTLSSLFSHAIEDNLITANPALRPSKFLPKISKRRSINPLTREELARFLAHAKTASPTLYPAFLCASCTGLRQGELLALQWDDVNFAGRFLEIRRNFTHGKMTTPKSGESRRVDLSRELTARLEQFLFNHA